Genomic segment of Phycisphaerales bacterium AB-hyl4:
GCAGCGCGACAGCCTGCTAGTTTTTTGGCAAATGAATGCTTATGGTTCTTCACGTGCCAAACGTTGGCGGCCTGCTTGTCGGCAAACGTCTTGATCATGCCCCATACAACGCACCGCGTTAGTAACGCCAAGCGTTGTGGCCAAACTAGCTGCTACGGACATTCATTCGGTGTCGTGATGCCGGCGGCGAGCCAAATGAAGCTGGCGAAGTTGGCGACTTTCTTTTCGTAGCGGGTGGCGATGCGCCGACACTGCTTGATCCGCCGAAAGAATCGCTCGATGACGTTGCGGTGTTTGTAGCGTTGACGGTCATAGCGCTTCCTGCGCTTGCGGGTAGGGTTGGGCTTGATGCACGCCCGGGCTTTCATCTGGCGAATCAACCGGCGGATCGCGTTGCTGTCATACGCCGCGTCGGCCAGGACGTGGTGAACATGCAGGCCTTCGAGCAGCGCCGGGGCCTGCGGGGCGTCGCCGCGTTGGCCGGGCGTGAGGATCAGACGCAGCAATTGGCCGCGATCGTTGACCGCCGCATGCGGCTTGCTGGTCAGCCCGCCGCGTGTCGGCGTCGTGTTTTTTTCACCTCGTCGCCGGCGTCCTGTGGACGCGGTCGGATGCGCTTTGACGCTGGTGGCATCCAGTTGCACCTCGTCGTGCTCACCCGCCAGGTCCGCCTCGCCGAGCGCCCGGCCGACCCGTTCCCACACGCCGGCCGCACACCAGCGGTCGTATCGCTTCCAGATGGTGTTGGGCCTGCCGAACCGCTCGGGCAGGT
This window contains:
- a CDS encoding IS5 family transposase encodes the protein MGDLPERFGRPNTIWKRYDRWCAAGVWERVGRALGEADLAGEHDEVQLDATSVKAHPTASTGRRRRGEKNTTPTRGGLTSKPHAAVNDRGQLLRLILTPGQRGDAPQAPALLEGLHVHHVLADAAYDSNAIRRLIRQMKARACIKPNPTRKRRKRYDRQRYKHRNVIERFFRRIKQCRRIATRYEKKVANFASFIWLAAGITTPNECP